A window of the Candidatus Deferrimicrobium sp. genome harbors these coding sequences:
- a CDS encoding THUMP domain-containing class I SAM-dependent RNA methyltransferase: protein MPSHRFFATTFKGLEEVLAGEIAALGGEAVSAGAGSVAFSGDMALCYRANLWLRSANRVVLLLSEFPAPTPAALYEGGSRIPWAELFSPDRTIAVDATVRDSGITHSHFAAQKMKDAIVDRFRETAGRRPDVDAKSPEVRIVVRIVRDECAVSLDTSGESLHRRGYRANPSEASLKETLAAGLLLLAGWQADEPLIDPACGAGTIPIEAALIAGNIAPGSLGRGFGFQRLHGFDRKRWEALLTEAREAARHPVPVRIEGSDIAPGVVAGAMKNAVAAKVDERVLFNVRSIRNFDPGKGPGTILCNPPYGVRLPGGEEVEAFYREMGEALKKRCRGWTAYLLSGNSAVTRFLGLKASRKFPVMNGPIDCRLLKYELY, encoded by the coding sequence ATGCCGTCACACCGGTTTTTCGCGACCACGTTCAAGGGGCTGGAAGAGGTGCTGGCGGGGGAGATCGCGGCCCTCGGCGGAGAAGCCGTGTCCGCGGGCGCCGGATCCGTCGCCTTCTCGGGCGACATGGCGCTCTGCTACCGCGCCAACCTGTGGCTCCGGTCGGCCAACCGTGTCGTCCTTCTCCTGTCGGAGTTCCCCGCGCCGACCCCCGCGGCCCTCTACGAGGGGGGAAGCAGGATCCCCTGGGCGGAACTGTTCTCCCCGGACCGGACGATCGCGGTCGACGCCACGGTGCGCGATTCCGGCATCACACACTCCCATTTCGCGGCCCAGAAGATGAAGGATGCGATCGTCGACCGGTTCCGTGAGACGGCCGGGCGACGGCCGGACGTTGACGCGAAGTCGCCGGAGGTACGGATCGTCGTCCGGATCGTGCGCGACGAGTGCGCCGTATCGCTCGACACTTCGGGGGAGAGCCTGCACCGTCGCGGCTACCGGGCGAACCCGTCGGAGGCGTCACTCAAAGAGACGCTGGCAGCGGGGCTTCTTCTGCTCGCCGGATGGCAGGCGGACGAACCGCTGATCGACCCGGCGTGCGGTGCCGGGACGATCCCGATCGAGGCGGCGCTGATCGCGGGGAACATCGCGCCGGGGTCCCTCGGGCGAGGCTTCGGGTTCCAGCGCCTCCACGGGTTCGACCGGAAGCGGTGGGAAGCGTTGCTCACGGAGGCGCGGGAAGCGGCCCGTCACCCGGTCCCGGTCCGGATCGAAGGAAGCGACATCGCCCCGGGCGTGGTGGCCGGGGCGATGAAGAACGCTGTTGCTGCGAAAGTCGATGAACGGGTGCTATTTAACGTAAGATCGATCCGCAATTTCGACCCGGGGAAAGGGCCGGGGACTATCCTGTGCAACCCCCCGTACGGAGTCCGCCTCCCCGGCGGCGAAGAGGTCGAGGCGTTCTATCGGGAAATGGGGGAGGCGCTCAAAAAACGGTGCCGGGGATGGACGGCGTACCTGCTCTCCGGCAACTCCGCCGTCACCCGCTTCCTCGGCCTGAAAGCATCGCGGAAGTTCCCTGTCATGAACGGTCCGATCGACTGCCGCCTGTTGAAGTACGAACTGTACTGA
- the gatC gene encoding Asp-tRNA(Asn)/Glu-tRNA(Gln) amidotransferase subunit GatC produces the protein MAITREEVLHVARLARLSLPGVEAERLREQLSAILDYVKQLDRLDTRDVVPTSHAVETGTPFRDDVVEPFGDREALLANAPDRQNDCFRVPRIIED, from the coding sequence ATGGCGATCACGCGGGAAGAAGTGCTTCACGTCGCCCGCCTGGCGCGCCTTTCGCTGCCGGGGGTTGAGGCCGAGCGCCTTCGCGAGCAGCTTTCGGCCATCCTCGATTATGTGAAGCAGCTCGACCGGCTCGACACCCGAGACGTCGTCCCCACCTCCCACGCCGTCGAGACCGGGACCCCCTTCCGCGACGACGTGGTGGAGCCGTTCGGAGACAGGGAGGCGCTCCTGGCGAACGCCCCCGACCGGCAAAACGACTGTTTCCGCGTCCCGCGGATCATCGAAGATTAA